ATTAGCGTTAAGCATATCCCTGATCGCTCCGATGGTATAGAAATATTGACCATAGATTTTTGAATAGGCTATCTCGCCTTTAGTACGCATACGCCATAGCGTTTTCTCGCTGATGTGCAGGTATTGGCATACCTCGTGGTTATTGAGCCACAGATCATCATAGCTTTTATCTTCCTGTCTTTTCAGATAATCAGCAATGGCGTTTATACGGCTATTAAGCTGTTGCCACGCTTCATCTTCAATAGTTATTATTTTCATTGCACAGCTTTTTAAATGTTTACTATGCAAAATTGGTAAGGGTGGCAGAGTTTGTCTGCCAATGCCTGCCAATTGGTTTAGCGGTTTTTTGAAAATAATTGCAAAGCGGCAAAACCCTTGTTTGATAAGGGTTTCAGAAGATTTGGGGTTGTTATTACATCATTTTACCACGATTTGCCAATTGGCACATATGGGCAAAAAAAAAGCAGTACGTCCAGAGTACTGCTTTTAAATGTGTGTTCAATACATTAAAGGTCTTTATCCATATAGTCTTCTAACGCAATCTTAAGTTGGTCTAAGAAAACCGTTCTGGAACCTGCCCTTGTTTTCATCCGGTGGAAAGCATGATGCAAGTCGCTTAATGGTATTCGGAAAAGTATCTGGAACATTAGGCTTATCTTTCTAATGCCGATTTTTCCGAATCCAATGCAATTGGAAGCATAGAGGGCGTATATCAATTCAATAAGGGCGTTTTTACTCTCTGTCCAGGAGACATCCTTTGGGCTTTCCGTATTTTTAAATACCATGTCGGGATTTTCATCAGGATTGATTTTCGTTATCAAGTAAGAGTAAAGCAGATCGTTGGCAATAATCCTGGCAGTTTTGTAATCAAAGAATGTTGAAAAATCAGGGTCTACCTCAAATACGATGCTATTAAGTCCATCATGATAATTTATGTTACCTCGCTTGAAATAAATATTATCACGATCCATTCGTCCGGAACGATAATATCTATAAAAATCTGAGTTGCAAAGATGTTCAACATATTCCCGTTTTAGGTTTGCCAATTGGTTAGAGAAGTAACTGTAATAGATTTTTCCGTTGCTCACAGGACAGGTAGTTTCAATTCGATAGATTTTATTATAGTAAATGAGCTTTCCCAGGATTTGCGGTTTAATAGTTCGGAAGAAGTGCACCTCTTCATCGTCGTTTTTAAAACCTTCTTCAACTACATATTTCTTTACAGAGAATAAAAGGTCCTGAAGATATTTTGTCATTTCATACGTCTCATCAATCACGCTTTTGCTTTGAGATGAAATCTTATTCTCCTTATTATGTATCTCTATAATGATATTTTCTAATGAATATTTCATAGCTTAAAATTTTGAGATGTACGGAATTTAAGTCAACGCAACTATTCACTCTGCAAACTTTGCCATTAACTTTCAAAAAAATACCCAAGTTGGGTGCAACTTGGGTAATATTTTTTTCGGAATTAGCGATATTTAATTCAAACTCCATATCTAAAATTGGCACCTTGCTCATTATTGAGCATAAATAAATAGCTAAACGCTGTTGTTATTTAACACCAACTAATGGATACAGCGTTGATCAATATAGTCGAATTAAAGCTTCTTAATCAAGTACTTTAGTCAACTAGAACTGCCTCTAAAATCAAATGTAAGAATAAGGGATTTCTATTTTTTTGTATATTTGCTACTGATTTACAAGGAAATCGGATTAATATTAATGCAATAAGCACCATTACTAAATCGTTACCGATAACAAATTCCTGTCTCGTAAGCCTTTCTTTATTAAGTCGTTCAGGCTTAACTAATCTTTTTTCTTAAAAAAAATCCATTAATCAAAACACCAATGGCAATTATAAGAATTGTAAACAAATTAAATGCTGTAAAAAATTCCATGTTTAGCGTATGTTCAAATTTCTGAAGGCCTAATAGTAGGAAAGTTCGAATCGATCGATTAATTTGGATTTGCCACAAAACAAACTATGAGAACCATAGAGCACCTTCCAGACCGATTCTCACTGGAAAAGTATAGAAAAAATATTAACGAACAAAAGAAAGCATAAATATTGCCTTCGTACTGTCTTCAATGCTATTTTATGGTAAACGTCTAACGAGGGGAACCATTGAGAATTTAAAAATCCTCCTATCCGATGTAAAAAAACTGTCATACAGGACATACTTCATTTTTTCGCTTTCTTCTTCTGCGTCCTTTTTGCAATGTCTATTATCCACTGCCTTTTGGTTCCGTATAAAATCAATATTACACTTCCACAGTAAATAGCTCCTAAGGGGAGAGGCAGTACTTTATTAGCCCGACCTTGATCATAATATTCAACCGCCGATACACCTCTTAAATCCAGATCAATTGTACTCTTCATACTTCAAATCATCTCTAATTAAAACAGTCCCGTCCCTGGTTATCATTATAATACCTTTGGAAGGCGTAAAAGTATAGATCGGATGAACACTAGAAGTAAAGTCACCTGCAGGATTTAATATATATTGGATAAACGTATTCCCGTCTTTGTGATAAATGGTTTTTATCTGAAGGCGGTAATTCAAACCACTAATTTTTATTACCGGATTAACTCTTTTCCCTTTCAAATAAAATGGACTCCATTTTTTTCCGATTAACACAAACCAGTTATTATTTGAGACTTTAAATGTAGATGATGTTCGCAATGTATCTTTTGAAAATAATCTTTGTTCTCTAAAGATCGTATCGCATAAGTATTCTCTACAATAACGAAACTCATTTTCCATCCCTGGATAAAACAGTTTGGCTGAATCTACATATCTTTTTTCTGCCACAGTAAATTTGTAACAAGTCTTATTTTGAGCATTAACCACTACACTCCATAGCATTAGAGCAAATACGCATATGTACATTTTCATAGTTTCTTTTTTTAATTAGTTGTTGCAGGAGTCTCATTTTTCTTGACCTCAGTACCTTCCTCCTTCCAACTTAATTTAAACATCTTATCCTTGAATTTCTCACCTTCTTCCTTCACCGTTGTTTTATTTTTATCTGCAAACCCTTGTATGAGATTCTTATAGCCGTCAGAAGCTTCCAATCCCTGCCAACTGAGTACCTCAAGATCTTCATCTGAGTAGCCAAGCTTATATTTAGTATTGTATTCCTTTAAACCATCTACTAACATTTGCCTATGGCTAGCAACAGCATTGTGATTATTGTCGTCTTTTTCGCCAATTGTCGTGCCTATCATGGCATGAATTGCTTCATGGATCATTATTTGAGCTCTTCCAATTTCGGTAAAACTACGGGTATATATGGTAGTTTCAGCACCATCGTTTCTTTCTGCCTTACTTGAAAGTTTAGAAAGACTATAGTTTATTTCACCAGAAGCTGTTCCCATTAACTTCAGGTTTGCTGCAGATGGTCTTCTATCTGTAACAGTTGTATATGCAGTTGCATTGTTGATGATCTTTGTTTCATCCACACCCAAATTCAGATTAATGGTCTTAGATCCTTTATAATTTTTAATCATTTTCTGAAACTGAGTATTATCTGACATTTTTTTATATATATTAGCCCATGGAGATGCCAGAAAATCTTTGCCAGGAATTACTTCTCTTCCATCCGGATCCCTAAAAAATATCGGGTTATTCAATGTGAAAACATGAGGAGCAATTTCCGGATATTTGGAAGCAAGTGGATCAACGGACATCCAACGACCAATTCTGGAATCATACACTCTTGCTCCAAAATCAATCTGATTACCATTTCCTTTTACCTGATTATCATTCTCCTTACCATTATACCCATATCGATATTCATTAATTGCAAATTGCCTATCTGGTTGTAACATACCAAAGGAATAATAATCCTGCGCACTATAAATGACTGCCTGATTATCTGATGATAACTGATCACCGATTGTAACTAATACATTCCCAAGCTGATTACTCAATTCATATCTCTTATTACCGGCAGCATCCCAATTGGTATTAGCTTCCGTTCCTGACATTGAAACATTTCCGTTCCAAATACCTATCCGGGAATTGCCATACAATGCCTGTTCTTTCCAATAAACAGGCCCATCATTCACCTTTTCATAAACAGCCAATGTATTACCTAACGCATCTCTGATATACCATGCTTTTTCTGTGATATCATTATGCGTATATTGTTTATAAACTCTATGCCCATTTGCATCATATTTAAAGGATATTTTTGAACCATCAGTTTTTGTAATTTCTTTTATTTTCCCATAAACATTCCATTCTATATTTGAAATACCACCTACTACATCTTTGATCACATTACCAATCTTGTCATAAATATAATTATTATTTGCCTGAGAAGTCATATCAACTGTATACCCACTATTGCTAACAGCATCAGTCACTTGAAGTAATTTATTGTCCAACAAATTACCAGCAGCATCCTTGTTATATCCATAGGTAAGAATATCCATCAAAACGGATTGACCATTTATACCGCTACCATTCCGCAATAGCGAAAGAATATTTCCATTTCCATCATAGGTATAATCCTCTTTATATTTTTCACCTGCAGTTCCAGCATTCCAGGTAGCTGTATTATTAATCAGGCTATGCTGTCTCATCGCCTTTAATCTGTTCAACTGATCATAACGATAGGAATATCCTACAACATTATTAAATTGACTTAATCCAACCGTACTATGGCTAACATTTCCATTATAGAGACTTGTTCCTACTTCGCCTGCGGCTCCTTTTGTCCAGGATAACGGAGGCGTTTTCGTTATATCCAAAGGTTTATAATCTCCTTCAAAATAGTCCAGCGAATAGCCAAATACATCCGGAGCGACAACTGACCTGTCAGTACTGGCAAGCCCATCTCCACCCATATCTGATGACGGTGACAGATACTGGCTATTCACCTGCTTCAACCATCCCTGAATTGTATATGCATAATCTACACCCTGAACTAACTGGTCATGACCCAGTTCCATTCGCGCCAGCGGACCATGCAGATAATATCGGTAAAATGCATCTGTTCTCGCATTTTCAATCTCCCAGCCATCAGAGGATACAGAATTGATTCCACTTAAGGATTTGATAAGTCTGTTATCTGCATCATACACATAACCGTAATAGAATTTATCCGTTTTGTCATCTCCATATTGATATCTTACAGTATTAACCTTCCCGCTAACAAGATCATATTTATAATCTATCTGCTTGAGATCAAGGTCCTTCAACTGTTGCCATAACGTCTTTATATTACCCAACTGATCGTAGCTATAATAGGTGATCTGCTGGGGATTGTCTGTAGCCGCATCTTTATACGTGATCGCAGAAATACGTTTGCGCAGATTCTCCTGAGTATTTGTAAATCCTGCATAAGGCTCGTCATAGTAAGTCTGTACTATCTGGCTGTTTGAGCCAGAATTCTGGAACGTACTTACTGCTGTTGCAGCTATAAATGAGACGGCACCTGGTGTGTTGCCACCTGTTTTTAAGCCAACTTCTTTTGTTCGGCTCTGTCCATCATAGACGGTATAACTGTATTTACCGGTTAATGCCTGTTCGGCATTTTGGGAGGCAATAATTCTTCCAAGGTTATCGTACCAGAACCTTCCCAAACCTCCATCAGGTGATTTCTGAATACGCACTCCACCTAAAGATTGATAAGCATAAGATGTAGTTAAACCATGGGCCGGATATATAGGAGTATATTGTGTTTCTGACAAACTGCCTGCACTTGTTGTGGTTTCAGAACCTGCGGAAGGTACATTGAATCTGCCTCTGTAAACCTTAGAGCCTTCCAGTGCAGTACGGTACAATGATGCATAAGACATACATGGCTCGGCTGCATTCGCTGCTATCTCTGCTCCGGATAATAAACGATCGTATATCCTCAGCTGTTTTACATTCGCAAAGTTCTCAGGATAACTGCCCGGTGCCAGCTCCCAGCCACAATCACCACTCGCCTGATCGGTTGTAGTAACAGGACACAGTTTGCCGTTTACATAGACTGACAGACTGTTTGCATTCAGCAATGCACCCTGAAATACAACATGCGTCCATGGTTTCAGCGGCAATGCGCCTTGCATGTCGGCAATCGTATGTACGGAAGCCGTTATAATTACTTCACTGGTTGTACTTGATAAAGTATATATATCCAGATGCAGGTACCTGCCAGATACACAGGCATTTATTAAATATTGCTGACCACTGCTGGTAGCAAGAAACTGACTGCCGGATGAAGAACCATTATAAAGCCATAGTTCCAGGGAACGCGCTGACGTGGAACTTAGCGCCGCTGTCAGCGCAGTCAGTGCAGATTCTTTCTGGGAATTGCTTACAGGACCATCAAACGTACAGTTGCCACCAAGGTTATCTCTCGCTCCATCTATCTGCGTTTGTAAGCCCGCATCCAGCAGATGTACTCCTTCCGGTGGTACCGTTCTTACAAGGTTACCTGCCTGATCGTAATAATATAAGGTAAAGTGATACAGCTGCTCATTCGTCGTCAGTTGAAGATTCGGTTTTACTCCACTGCAATAGGCAATGTATTCCTTGCGGAACTTCTTCTTCTCTGCTGATATATAGTCATTGTATATGACTGTTCCTGTCGATACCGCATCATCCAGCAGTTCTTCCGTACAACTGTATGGATTCACGGTAACTGTGCTAAACACCGGCGCATTGCACAACATAGTAAAGCTGGACGGATTCGCTGCTAACTTATCTTCATAATCTTTATAATCACTGTAAGACAACGTAAAACCTAACTGGTGATTCATATAGGTTGCAAACACATGCTCATAGTTGGCATGTTCCGCATTCAGCCAGCCGCCGATTTCATTTGTCATCTGCGTCTTCACTTCCTGGTATTCTATGGGTGTGATCGCTCCTGTGGAGGATGGATCCAAAAATACAGGCAGCGTCATATCATTGGCCAACAGGTAACGGCAGTTGCTGCAGCTGTTTTGCAACCTGGTGAACTCCGCTTCTGTCAGCGTCATCGCTGTGCCATAAGTATTCACAAGCCATTGGTAGAAAGACACGCTGCTGCTACCATTGGAGGTGTTATAATCTGTCTTTAAGCTACTCAGTTTGGAACAGATATCCGCTGTCGATTTGGCGATGGATTTACTGGTCGCCTGCATATTTGTATAATATGGATATGGCGCATCCAGTAACCATGGGTTACAAACCATGTTGATCGTATGAGTGCTCAGCAATCCTGTTAACACCTGTTTGAAACTCGTATAACCTTCGCTGGTGGACTTGCCTGAAGGCGTTGTACTCGCACCGCTCTGGTGATTCATATCTCCACCTATCTTACACAACTCGATCAGCTTCGCTTTGATCTTTGTTTTGGACGTCTCATAATCTGTCTCGCCCTGCAGACACTCGTCTAACTGCGTCATCCAGACTTCCGCCTGTGCTTCACAGTTCTCTTTTACTGACTGGGTCAGGGTAGCTGTTACCTGAGCAGCTAAAGCCAACGTATCGGTAGAGATACCAGCATTGCTGTATGTTGCATTGTTGATGCGGGAGATTTTATATTTTAAAGCCGTCTCACAACCCGTATTAACAGGGTCGGGCGTAGTCGGCGTGGTTGGATTTGGATTAGAGCAGGCAGATCCTTCTATAGTACCAGTAGCCTGGCTTACGCCCTGCAAAACAAACGTCAGTGATCGGGTACTGCCTGTAAACGTATAGGTATAGATCTTTGCTCCCGGATTTTCATGGAAGCTAAACTCCACTCCCACAATCAAAGACGCTCCACTTGGTATTGTAGGCCCGGAATAGGTCATAATACAATTCCAGTTGGAAATACCAGTACTTGGGTCATAGGTTAGCCCATCCCTTACTACACTCAGACTGAAATTAGACAAGGCCTTCGCTGCATCACAATCAAAGGTCGTGCTGCCTCCACCATTATCAATCCCATCAGGACGGCAGGAAATGCCTCTTACCAATACTGTATTCCGGTCGATGCCATTATCTATACAGAATGCCGCTTCCGTCTGTCCGGCTACAAACTGTACTGAACTTACCTGTGTTAATCCATCATAACCAGATGGATAATATAAAGAAAGTGTCACTGTACTTGTCAGCGGTGCACCTGTGTATGTAACCTTCAGCGATTGAAGATTCGTACACGCAGCATCACCTGGCTGTATCGTAAAGGCCGATAACTGCGGACACGTGCCCGTCGCTGTTGCATAACTGATCGTATCGCCTACTGCACAAAGACCACCACAATATGTTGAGGTGCCACGTACCTTGGCATAATACTTCTCTTTCAGTTCTATGTACTTATCTCTGTACATCCGCCATTCAAGATCGGCGATTCTGCAGGTCTCAACCGGAGCACAGGTAGACCAGTTATTCGTATTCGGAAGAGGATTGTTATTAGCATTCGTATTGCCGCTGTTATCTGCACAATACAACATGTAGTCTACATAACCTACCAGACTTTTGGTGCCTACCTGTGTAATACCCAGCACATTCGTCGTGTAATTGGTAATGTCTGCAATAAAACTCTCCCTGTAACCATTTAACACATTATCAAATGCCGGATCTTTGTCTGCCAGCCATCTGAAGCTGGTGGTGGAATAAACAGCACCAGGCAACATGGTGGGAATATCGGATATTGTTGCGATATTAGTCACTTTCTCTTCCCAGCGGAGGTTATCACTGTTCGCCTGACAGAACCTCAAAGCACAATACTCCGGATGGTACTTGATGAATTGGGCCGCCCACTCCGGTTTCCAGTGATGAAGAATCATGGACAAGGTACAGGCCTCATCATTCGCACTCATCACTGTACCATCTTCCAGTTCGAACTTGTTTGCATTGTACTCCGTCGGCGTCGTTAAAATCCTGAACTCCGTCCGCCAGTATAAATACAGCACATTGATACTCTTTTCAAGGGCGGTATCCTCTGCGGTAAACAATGCATACTGACCACCAGGACTTACGTCTTCCTTCAGGGTTTTTTCAAGGTCGGTACATGGATTGGTGGTACAGTTGCTGCGCAAAGAGACACAGTTATTATATAAGGTCGTATACAGATTATTCGCATACGCATCAATCGTAGTCGTCAGTTCAACGCCATCCTTGCTCAAACGGTTCTTTACTGCTGTGGTAAAAGCTGTCTGGGTACCCAGGGAAGTCAGACAGGTCGTACAATCGTCAAAGCAGCTCTTCATGTCTTTGGACTGAAGCGCTGTATTGATATAAGACCATTTGCTGTTGAGAGTCGTATTCTTATTAATATAATCT
This window of the Chitinophaga sancti genome carries:
- a CDS encoding helix-turn-helix domain-containing protein produces the protein MKIITIEDEAWQQLNSRINAIADYLKRQEDKSYDDLWLNNHEVCQYLHISEKTLWRMRTKGEIAYSKIYGQYFYTIGAIRDMLNANAIQSSDEFVQELMAKGKSYVKKGRKIKTDNK
- a CDS encoding RteC domain-containing protein; translation: MKYSLENIIIEIHNKENKISSQSKSVIDETYEMTKYLQDLLFSVKKYVVEEGFKNDDEEVHFFRTIKPQILGKLIYYNKIYRIETTCPVSNGKIYYSYFSNQLANLKREYVEHLCNSDFYRYYRSGRMDRDNIYFKRGNINYHDGLNSIVFEVDPDFSTFFDYKTARIIANDLLYSYLITKINPDENPDMVFKNTESPKDVSWTESKNALIELIYALYASNCIGFGKIGIRKISLMFQILFRIPLSDLHHAFHRMKTRAGSRTVFLDQLKIALEDYMDKDL
- a CDS encoding RHS repeat-associated core domain-containing protein; translated protein: MLSAHAYTGIESYQHQKQGTIKKGDTLVVKDEKFLNSAYDWEKIHNKTVSDIVIFSLYRDSSAIPQKKFKCTIDLKVEYWSSPDQSDPAIDDHIKLEISYDTARGINYQANATYRFRNGYKMKLTVNDITSEELGDQLPAAFRLQGQVIVERSYEADTTHIVPKIVLPSSGKAGTFNAAVLRAATLASAQNGVASISWDKVTYAEEYDLEWTFVDELSANGKILSDEGTGISAAKLAKMFRNNSTRVTLQQEYYDISLVHYMKYLLVRVRTAYMADGIREEGDWDYKMDAGGSTVSAVILLDDNTLHEPKFNWLYSAAYSEDGKKKEVVSYFDGSLRNRQTITLNNSDQKVLIQENLYDEFGRPQVSILPYTINNNILKYYSGQHVTTSGSTYRWSNINGSGSDCINTPDAMGSSSGAGQYYSSSNEFLADASRPESHFIADAGGYPFSVTLYTPDNTNRVSVRGGVGALFQPGPDNTVSKASYLYYSKPAQWELDRMFGNDVGYANHYLKNMTVDGNGQVAVNYQNASGKTIATALAGDAPSNLDALSSKPDPKQETFLLIEPRDFTFDESKLLLSATSSYAAAIIGPVSFTYNAEKLIKIFDENGVKICSNCYYNLHIRVTDDCNKPIYDETIPVGSLTGDCSATGTATGTFSTTFDKIGEYYVTYELGLSSSALDAYTTDYINKNTTLNSKWSYINTALQSKDMKSCFDDCTTCLTSLGTQTAFTTAVKNRLSKDGVELTTTIDAYANNLYTTLYNNCVSLRSNCTTNPCTDLEKTLKEDVSPGGQYALFTAEDTALEKSINVLYLYWRTEFRILTTPTEYNANKFELEDGTVMSANDEACTLSMILHHWKPEWAAQFIKYHPEYCALRFCQANSDNLRWEEKVTNIATISDIPTMLPGAVYSTTSFRWLADKDPAFDNVLNGYRESFIADITNYTTNVLGITQVGTKSLVGYVDYMLYCADNSGNTNANNNPLPNTNNWSTCAPVETCRIADLEWRMYRDKYIELKEKYYAKVRGTSTYCGGLCAVGDTISYATATGTCPQLSAFTIQPGDAACTNLQSLKVTYTGAPLTSTVTLSLYYPSGYDGLTQVSSVQFVAGQTEAAFCIDNGIDRNTVLVRGISCRPDGIDNGGGSTTFDCDAAKALSNFSLSVVRDGLTYDPSTGISNWNCIMTYSGPTIPSGASLIVGVEFSFHENPGAKIYTYTFTGSTRSLTFVLQGVSQATGTIEGSACSNPNPTTPTTPDPVNTGCETALKYKISRINNATYSNAGISTDTLALAAQVTATLTQSVKENCEAQAEVWMTQLDECLQGETDYETSKTKIKAKLIELCKIGGDMNHQSGASTTPSGKSTSEGYTSFKQVLTGLLSTHTINMVCNPWLLDAPYPYYTNMQATSKSIAKSTADICSKLSSLKTDYNTSNGSSSVSFYQWLVNTYGTAMTLTEAEFTRLQNSCSNCRYLLANDMTLPVFLDPSSTGAITPIEYQEVKTQMTNEIGGWLNAEHANYEHVFATYMNHQLGFTLSYSDYKDYEDKLAANPSSFTMLCNAPVFSTVTVNPYSCTEELLDDAVSTGTVIYNDYISAEKKKFRKEYIAYCSGVKPNLQLTTNEQLYHFTLYYYDQAGNLVRTVPPEGVHLLDAGLQTQIDGARDNLGGNCTFDGPVSNSQKESALTALTAALSSTSARSLELWLYNGSSSGSQFLATSSGQQYLINACVSGRYLHLDIYTLSSTTSEVIITASVHTIADMQGALPLKPWTHVVFQGALLNANSLSVYVNGKLCPVTTTDQASGDCGWELAPGSYPENFANVKQLRIYDRLLSGAEIAANAAEPCMSYASLYRTALEGSKVYRGRFNVPSAGSETTTSAGSLSETQYTPIYPAHGLTTSYAYQSLGGVRIQKSPDGGLGRFWYDNLGRIIASQNAEQALTGKYSYTVYDGQSRTKEVGLKTGGNTPGAVSFIAATAVSTFQNSGSNSQIVQTYYDEPYAGFTNTQENLRKRISAITYKDAATDNPQQITYYSYDQLGNIKTLWQQLKDLDLKQIDYKYDLVSGKVNTVRYQYGDDKTDKFYYGYVYDADNRLIKSLSGINSVSSDGWEIENARTDAFYRYYLHGPLARMELGHDQLVQGVDYAYTIQGWLKQVNSQYLSPSSDMGGDGLASTDRSVVAPDVFGYSLDYFEGDYKPLDITKTPPLSWTKGAAGEVGTSLYNGNVSHSTVGLSQFNNVVGYSYRYDQLNRLKAMRQHSLINNTATWNAGTAGEKYKEDYTYDGNGNILSLLRNGSGINGQSVLMDILTYGYNKDAAGNLLDNKLLQVTDAVSNSGYTVDMTSQANNNYIYDKIGNVIKDVVGGISNIEWNVYGKIKEITKTDGSKISFKYDANGHRVYKQYTHNDITEKAWYIRDALGNTLAVYEKVNDGPVYWKEQALYGNSRIGIWNGNVSMSGTEANTNWDAAGNKRYELSNQLGNVLVTIGDQLSSDNQAVIYSAQDYYSFGMLQPDRQFAINEYRYGYNGKENDNQVKGNGNQIDFGARVYDSRIGRWMSVDPLASKYPEIAPHVFTLNNPIFFRDPDGREVIPGKDFLASPWANIYKKMSDNTQFQKMIKNYKGSKTINLNLGVDETKIINNATAYTTVTDRRPSAANLKLMGTASGEINYSLSKLSSKAERNDGAETTIYTRSFTEIGRAQIMIHEAIHAMIGTTIGEKDDNNHNAVASHRQMLVDGLKEYNTKYKLGYSDEDLEVLSWQGLEASDGYKNLIQGFADKNKTTVKEEGEKFKDKMFKLSWKEEGTEVKKNETPATTN